The following proteins are co-located in the Dromiciops gliroides isolate mDroGli1 chromosome 2, mDroGli1.pri, whole genome shotgun sequence genome:
- the IRX6 gene encoding iroquois-class homeodomain protein IRX-6, translated as MSFSQFGYPYSSASQFLVPANPSTTCCESAPRSAPVPDGSTGSTQASTLCCQPYENRLLSSARPELGTALGVYGSPYAAAAAAAAAASSHGYSSYLPYSPEPQALYSALNPQYELKETTGSFPAGLAQPGAYYPYEPSLGQYQYERYSSVDFSGSARRKNATRETTSTLKAWLYEHRKNPYPTKGEKIMLAIITKMTLTQVSTWFANARRRLKKENKMTWSPKNKAGEEKKEERRGEEDSYGTNEGKDTKACKETKQLRLSDLEDLEEEGEEEEEEDEMEEQVRENAVDKLDRLGKDGKLESATNFEVSQTELEKEDCNLKQQGTPPEFPCNNPPCSRGSEFLEAWMGPAGQIHCGPSEKPRIWSLAHTAGASILAGQSEVQAGPQSPPHLQAPGRLSSLGQGCEASALAGMRVQASRCMVLEEPPQAAKIFRNSTFNLQHLQLNCASYPGLGEPCQYASGAEAG; from the exons ATGTCCTTCTCTCAGTTTGGATACCCGTATAGCAGTGCTTCTCAG TTTTTAGTGCCAGCCAACCCCAGCACCACTTGTTGTGAATCGGCGCCTCGCTCAGCCCCAGTCCCGGATGGGTCCACCGGCTCGACACAGGCCTCCACCCTCTGCTGCCAACCTTACGAGAACCGACTCCTGAGCAGTGCGCGCCCGGAGCTCGGCACAGCCCTAGGAGTTTACGGCTCCCCTTACGCAGCCGCTGCTGCGGCTGCTGCCGCAGCTTCATCCCATGGCTACTCCAGCTACCTGCCCTACAGTCCAGAGCCTCAGGCTCTCTACAGCGCTCTG AACCCTCAATATGAACTCAAAGAGACAACAGGCAGCTTCCCTGCTGGACTGGCTCAGCCAGGAGCCTACTACCCCTATGAACCATCCCTGGGGCAGTATCAGTATGAGAG GTACAGCTCTGTGGACTTCAGTGGCTCAGCCAGGCGCAAGAATGCCACCAGAGAGACTACTAGTACTCTGAAGGCCTGGTTGTATGAGCATCGAAAGAATCCATACCCCACCAAGGGTGAGAAGatcatgttagctattatcaccAAGATGACCCTCACTCAGGTCTCTACCTGGTTTGCCAATGCTCGGAGACGCCTCAAGAAGGAGAATAAGATGACCTGGTCTCCCAAGAACAAggcaggggaagagaaaaaggaggagaggaggggagaagaagacaGCTATGGAACAAATGAAGGCAAAG ATACAAAAGCCTGCAAAGAGACCAAGCAGTTACGGCTAAGTGATCTGGAAGACTTAGAGGAAGaaggtgaggaagaggaggaagaagacgaAATGGAAGAGCAGGTCCGAGAGAACGCTGTGGACAAACTGGATAGGCTAGGAAAGGATGGGAAGCTAGAGTCAGCAACCAATTTCGAAGTTTCACAGACTGAGCTTGAAAAAGAAGACTGTAACCTGAAGCAGCAGGGAACTCCACCTGAGTTCCCTTGCAATAACCCTCCCTGCTCCCGGGGATCGGAATTTTTGGAAGCCTGGATGGGACCAGCAGGCCAGATTCACTGTGGGCCCAGTGAGAAGCCCCGGATCTGGTCTCTGGCTCACACTGCTGGGGCCAGTATCCTAGCGGGACAATCTGAGGTCCAGGCAGGGCCTCAGAGTCCTCCCCACCTGCAGGCCCCCGGAAGACTTTCCTCTTTGGGCCAGGGCTGTGAAGCTTCAGCCTTAGCTGGCATGAGAGTGCAGGCCAGCCGCTGCATGGTGTTAGAGGAGCCACCCCAGGCAGCCAAGATCTTTAGAAATTCGACTTTCAACCTGCAGCATTTGCAGCTGAACTGCGCCTCTTACCCGGGGCTGGGAGAACCCTGCCAATATGCATCTGGAGCTGAAG CAGGTTAG